Proteins found in one Sphaeramia orbicularis chromosome 8, fSphaOr1.1, whole genome shotgun sequence genomic segment:
- the mief1 gene encoding mitochondrial dynamics protein MID51 isoform X1: MAGVNGDRKGKKDDNGIGTAIDFMLSNAKLVLGVGGAAMLGIATLAVKRMYDRAISAPTSPTKMEPGGKRSWEEPAWMGSSPRVLNHDMKSTVSRSLQSLPTSSHAFEPDGPWGGFLLFLYNCLRRAVGRAAVGGSGATQTDLLRARMRLSLQEHLWEFYQSNVNIPTEEQATARRAALDICAELRVFLHAKLPDMPLREMYLSGSLYDDLQVVTADHAQLMVPLILEKNLWSSIPGEDTIMNVPGFWLVRRENLEYFPRNSSYWDRCMVGGYLSPKSVLEVFDKLVAGSINWPAIGSVLDYVIRPVVPSETLTLEVQYETDRRLYVDFLPLLVMEDGTSLIAKPHRLAAERHENLWRQSFRVAETARLRALDQEDGGVRCTCLKVAKAVCKLNPALSRLNASQLTNAILLLSEKEGDWTQEALADRFLQLLRSLVGHLEAGRLPCALNPKVNLFCELTEQEVDELGYTLYCALSDPEGLLRTPLGQPPNP; encoded by the exons ATGGCAGGGGTGAATGGAGACCGCAAAGGAAAGAAAGATGACAATGGGATCGGCACAGCCATTGACTTCATGCTTTCCAATGCCAAGCTTGTTCTGGGGGTGGGAGGAGCAGCGATGCTTGGCATTGCAACGCTTGCTGTCAAAAGA ATGTACGACCGTGCCATTAGCGCTCCCACGAGCCCAACTAAGATGGAGCCGGGAGGAAAGAGAAGCTGGGAGGAGCCCGCCTGGATGGGATCATCTCCACGAGTACTAAACCATGACATGAAGTCCACAGTGAGCAGGTCTCTGCAGTCTCTGCCCACTTCCTCACATGCATTTGAACCAG ACGGTCCATGGGGAGGATTCTTGCTCTTTCTTTACA ACTGCCTCCGGAGGGCTGTGGGTCGGGCTGCTGTGGGTGGCAGCGGTGCCACCCAAACAGACCTGTTGCGAGCCCGAATGCGTCTTTCCCTACAAGAACATCTGTGGGAGTTCTACCAGAGTAATGTGAACATCCCCACTGAGGAACAAGCTACGGCCAGGAGGGCAGCGCTGGACATCTGCGCAGAGCTCAGAGTCTTCCTTCACGCAAAACTGCCTGATATGCCGCTCAGAGAGATGTATCTGAGTGGCAGTCTGTATGACGACCTGCAG GTGGTGACAGCAGACCATGCCCAGCTGATGGTGCCTCTCATTTTGGAGAAGAACTTGTGGTCTTCCATCCCCGGGGAGGACACTATCATGAATGTCCCAGGTTTCTGGCTGGTCCGAAGGGAGAACCTGGAATATTTCCCACGGAACAGCAGCTACTGGGACCGCTGCATGGTTGGAGGTTACCTCTCCCCTAAATCAGTCCTTGAGGTCTTTGACAAGCTTGTAGCGGGGTCTATCAACTGGCCTGCCATTGGCAGCGTCCTGGACTACGTCATCCGCCCTGTAGTTCCCTCTGAAACACTGACTCTTGAGGTCCAGTATGAGACAGACCGAAGGCTGTATGTGGACTTCCTCCCATTACTTGTGATGGAAGATGGAACATCACTAATTGCCAAACCTCATCGACTCGCTGCAGAGCGTCATGAAAACCTGTGGCGGCAGAGCTTCCGTGTGGCTGAGACAGCGCGTCTGAGGGCCCTGGATCAGGAGGACGGAGGCGTCCGATGCACCTGCCTGAAGGTAGCGAAGGCCGTGTGCAAACTAAACCCCGCTCTTAGCCGACTTAATGCCAGCCAGCTCACTAATGCCATCCTGTTGCTCAGTGAGAAGGAAGGGGACTGGACCCAGGAAGCGCTGGCTGACCGCTTCCTGCAGCTGCTGCGGTCACTAGTGGGCCACCTGGAGGCAGGGAGGCTGCCCTGTGCCCTCAACCCAAAGGTCAATTTATTCTGCGAGTTGACTGAACAGGAAGTGGATGAGCTGGGGTATACTTTGTACTGTGCCCTGTCAGATCCAGAAGGGCTTCTGAGAACTCCTCTGGGACAGCCCCCTAACCCCTGA
- the mief1 gene encoding mitochondrial dynamics protein MID51 isoform X2 has product MAGVNGDRKGKKDDNGIGTAIDFMLSNAKLVLGVGGAAMLGIATLAVKRMYDRAISAPTSPTKMEPGGKRSWEEPAWMGSSPRVLNHDMKSTVSRSLQSLPTSSHAFEPDCLRRAVGRAAVGGSGATQTDLLRARMRLSLQEHLWEFYQSNVNIPTEEQATARRAALDICAELRVFLHAKLPDMPLREMYLSGSLYDDLQVVTADHAQLMVPLILEKNLWSSIPGEDTIMNVPGFWLVRRENLEYFPRNSSYWDRCMVGGYLSPKSVLEVFDKLVAGSINWPAIGSVLDYVIRPVVPSETLTLEVQYETDRRLYVDFLPLLVMEDGTSLIAKPHRLAAERHENLWRQSFRVAETARLRALDQEDGGVRCTCLKVAKAVCKLNPALSRLNASQLTNAILLLSEKEGDWTQEALADRFLQLLRSLVGHLEAGRLPCALNPKVNLFCELTEQEVDELGYTLYCALSDPEGLLRTPLGQPPNP; this is encoded by the exons ATGGCAGGGGTGAATGGAGACCGCAAAGGAAAGAAAGATGACAATGGGATCGGCACAGCCATTGACTTCATGCTTTCCAATGCCAAGCTTGTTCTGGGGGTGGGAGGAGCAGCGATGCTTGGCATTGCAACGCTTGCTGTCAAAAGA ATGTACGACCGTGCCATTAGCGCTCCCACGAGCCCAACTAAGATGGAGCCGGGAGGAAAGAGAAGCTGGGAGGAGCCCGCCTGGATGGGATCATCTCCACGAGTACTAAACCATGACATGAAGTCCACAGTGAGCAGGTCTCTGCAGTCTCTGCCCACTTCCTCACATGCATTTGAACCAG ACTGCCTCCGGAGGGCTGTGGGTCGGGCTGCTGTGGGTGGCAGCGGTGCCACCCAAACAGACCTGTTGCGAGCCCGAATGCGTCTTTCCCTACAAGAACATCTGTGGGAGTTCTACCAGAGTAATGTGAACATCCCCACTGAGGAACAAGCTACGGCCAGGAGGGCAGCGCTGGACATCTGCGCAGAGCTCAGAGTCTTCCTTCACGCAAAACTGCCTGATATGCCGCTCAGAGAGATGTATCTGAGTGGCAGTCTGTATGACGACCTGCAG GTGGTGACAGCAGACCATGCCCAGCTGATGGTGCCTCTCATTTTGGAGAAGAACTTGTGGTCTTCCATCCCCGGGGAGGACACTATCATGAATGTCCCAGGTTTCTGGCTGGTCCGAAGGGAGAACCTGGAATATTTCCCACGGAACAGCAGCTACTGGGACCGCTGCATGGTTGGAGGTTACCTCTCCCCTAAATCAGTCCTTGAGGTCTTTGACAAGCTTGTAGCGGGGTCTATCAACTGGCCTGCCATTGGCAGCGTCCTGGACTACGTCATCCGCCCTGTAGTTCCCTCTGAAACACTGACTCTTGAGGTCCAGTATGAGACAGACCGAAGGCTGTATGTGGACTTCCTCCCATTACTTGTGATGGAAGATGGAACATCACTAATTGCCAAACCTCATCGACTCGCTGCAGAGCGTCATGAAAACCTGTGGCGGCAGAGCTTCCGTGTGGCTGAGACAGCGCGTCTGAGGGCCCTGGATCAGGAGGACGGAGGCGTCCGATGCACCTGCCTGAAGGTAGCGAAGGCCGTGTGCAAACTAAACCCCGCTCTTAGCCGACTTAATGCCAGCCAGCTCACTAATGCCATCCTGTTGCTCAGTGAGAAGGAAGGGGACTGGACCCAGGAAGCGCTGGCTGACCGCTTCCTGCAGCTGCTGCGGTCACTAGTGGGCCACCTGGAGGCAGGGAGGCTGCCCTGTGCCCTCAACCCAAAGGTCAATTTATTCTGCGAGTTGACTGAACAGGAAGTGGATGAGCTGGGGTATACTTTGTACTGTGCCCTGTCAGATCCAGAAGGGCTTCTGAGAACTCCTCTGGGACAGCCCCCTAACCCCTGA